In the genome of Phragmites australis chromosome 9, lpPhrAust1.1, whole genome shotgun sequence, the window caacaaacctcaaagaaaaatgaaaaaatgcattcatcaagggggaacAATTGTTTTTGAGTCCttaagtttttcttgctcttttgaggtttgtGGCTTGTCTTTGCATCTATTCGgccttttgcaattttttcttaTGCCAATTGACATGgttcttgctctttctcgagttttggtcacttggacattcttcaattcttcaaacccaaatctttgtgttttgaggattgtcaatgcactcatcaagggagaaattgagaaaccaagttgaaatgtgtcttggtttgcatatgatgagtcattgacaatgttggatttgaaatgattttggttggcatgagcttGTCATATTTATGGCTAactaaagtttgaattggagcagaCTGTTTTAGAGTCCAAGAAATTATGCCTCACCGAGACATTCGGTGTGTGGGTTTTTTaccacaccggatagtttggtgttATGGTGAATtgaacaccggagcaattttaatgctgaagcagaaatggaAGCAaataccggatggtctggtgatggactttgagcgcgccggagtattttcggtagagaggagatttttggcgccaagtttgattatgtacgccagatagtccgatgctgagattgtgaacaccgaagaatgcatcagaccttttgttgcagagagattgcagaAGGGTGATTCGGTGAATTGGCACACGTTAGATTATCCAGTGATGAACATGAGATCACTGGAAGCTTTCATCGGAcctttcttgcagagagcaaaattttcctggaACAGATAGTATTACACtcatcgaatggtccggtgtttaggagcagaacacatcggaacatcaagtgttcatgttttctgcaggatatgatctgagttgaagtttttgattttgtgctaacctggagatgttttggagtgtggagaaatgtgtttgcttatttcaaggtgtgcagatgacggatgcaacttggcggtcgacggtgggtgatcagggctaagcgggtgcttggtgttgaacgatcaaggagggctgagcggagtcaaggatgatcctaactgtacacatggaggtcaagcaaagtataaaatggaggatgaagatggtgtgctgaagtgaaggggatgccggagtgacaaggtggcccgagggatcaggagtgggagagatttgtcggcggtcaagatcgcaagacggaggacgCGCGTCatcatcgaagcgcttgcttcaggAGGAAGCAAGTGGCTGCTAGTCACACTTTAAGAAGGGTGCTAaggtttcgcggtttgacctcaaaaccatgggaggactgAAGGattacgtggcaccatcgtaaagcttgcattgagatgaagctaagttgtgaaggcgtcgaggtcgtccgatgaatggagaaaaaaataaaccaaaatacccttagtggtaggtaagagtgtactataagagaagggtattttaaaaaaaaaactagaaaacttaggggtcaagtttcctatgcctataaatagaggagtagggctATTGGAGAGGATAAACTAGTAATTTGAGTCCCTTGtaccacccatatgagagtattgtgccatgagtgcttagcctatgtaataggtgagagttttgagagaaaaatctttgtaatctgcctaaaatagaattgacatctttgagtaatgaagtttattttatttcatatgcttgaattcccctccttctagttttcctctcttggtTCTCTTGCCTTGTATGCAAGTTTTTCCTCTTTGGTgtctatttcatttttttagctgaaattttaacaccttgggaggttgttcttcttgatgctaaaggtataaaattcatatatacatacatatgtgatAGGGTTTTGAATTTTCGTgcctttagaccatcatcttagAGGTCTTCTTCACCCGGTGTTTATCTCTTGATctttgagtgatcttttctcaagattcaatcTTTGTATGAAGATGAGTCATGAATTGGTTTGCTGTGGAAtctagtgttcgattccaactatgagacccactttttgttgaatcttcaagtttagtttttgatctttctccgGAGTCTCCAAAATTTCTGGGTAGGTGTGATTTTTTCGCTGTGTATTTGTGTTGCATTATTTTGTGATTCTCTTGTAGAGGTGCGTTGGGGGAtcgaataggagaagaccatcaattttgcaagaaatttgttgagacgcctattcacccccctctaatcGCCACTCTTAATCCTAtaatgatgaagaaggaattccGCAACTTGAAGCAGGGTTTTATGTCAGTGAATGAGTATGTCAACAAGTTCACTTAGTTTTAAAGATATGCACTAGAAGATGTAAACACTTATGAGAAAAAGAAGGAACGTTTCTTAGATGGACTAATCTATGGCATGAAAGCTCAGTTAAGCACCCATGACTAATTAGATTTTTAGCATTTAGTGAACAAGACACTAGTGTTGGAAGAGAAAGCATCACATGCTTGGTGCAGATTGCAAGAGAAGGATGCATTCACAAGGACAACACTTAGGTAGAAACTCTCATCCACATACCATATCACAGCAAGGATAGTAACAGTAGTCATCCACTCAATTCAGATCTCAGGCATTAGCATCATGCCCTGCATACCAACAACCTCGCTCCACTAATAATAACACATTAGCTCCAACTAAGGACCATAATCCTCAGGCTACAACTGGTCATCCATGTTTCAACTGTCAGGAGATTAGATACTATACCAATCAGTGTCCTAAGAGGAGACAGAATCATGCACCAGTgccattcaacttgaacactcCTATCAATACTCTTGCTCCAGCCCATAATCATAACTAGTACCAGACACTGGCTCCACCCAACTGACCTCAACAGGGCTCGTGAACCACTTCATCgcagaagaagctcaggatgcaCCGAACGTTGTACTTAGTATGTTCCTCGTCAAGTTAACCCATGTGtctattttatttgattctgaAGCTTCACATTTGTTTATTACATCCAATTATGTGACCAAGTATAGTATGCCAATAACAACTCTGAAACATAAGATGGTAATCAGCTCATATTGTGAAGAAATGAGAGCTGATCTCATATGCCCCAAAGTAAACCTTAAATTAAGGGGGCTAGACTTCCCAGCCAATTTGCTCATCCTAGAATCAGACAGAATAGAGTGATCCTTGGAATTGATTGGCTAGCGAAGTTCAAAGGAGTGATAGAGTGTGCCAGAAGCAATCACTTTGGTTAAGAAGAAGTTAAGGTAGAGTTTATGGTAGACACCACTATAGCAGAGGAATGAAAGTTGAACCATATAGAAGGATCTACAGTTGATCAGATTCGTATAGTCTATGagtttccaaatatttttctggaTGAATTATCAGGTATGACACCAGACCGAGATATCGAATTTGTTATTGATCTTGTACCTGAAATTGCACATATAGTTAAAAGGCTATATAGGATGCTTGTTAATTACCTAGCTGAACAAAGAAGTAGATTCAAGAGCTACAAGAAAAACGTTATGTTCGCCCTAGTTCCTCACCTTAGAGAGTACCCGTGCTTTTCATGCATAAGAAAGACGAATATTAAAGAATGTGCATAAACTATAAAGTGCTCACTCACTAGAGACTTAAGATCAGATTATCACTGGCTAAAGATTCAGGCATCGGATAGACCTAAGACAATATTTATCATCTGATATGGATCATATTAGTTTACAATCATGTTATTCGGTCTGAATAATGTCCCGATTTATTTCATGTACCTTATTAATAAAGTTTTCATAAAGTATCTGGATAAATTCATAGTAATGTTTATCGATGATATACTAGTTTACTTtaagaatgaagaagaacatgatgaCCACTTAAGAAATTTTTTGAAACAGCTTAGAAAGCATCATTTGTATGCTAAATTTAGCAAGCGTGAATTCTGACTAAATGaaatactattttttagatATATCCTATCCATAAGAGGAGTTATAATAAAcccaaataagaaaaaaatatactgAACTGGAAGCCACGTACAAGCGTTACATAAGTAGGAAGTTTCCTTAATTTAGCGTCACTTCGTAGAAGGGTTGCCGAAGATAACCGCTGCGTAGAGGCGTAATCTCGCGAAAACAGACAAATCAGCGGGCCACGCACGCGTCCAACTGCTCGAATCGCTACACATCTCACCAAAACCTCCAGAAATCCTCCAAGAGCACGAGCAGATAGCGAGCCGCCGCTCGTCCGCTCCACATACCATCGCGGGGCGTCACACAGAGCAGTACAGCACACGCGCACGAGAGAGGAAGACATGGCTCTACGCACCCTGGCGTCGAAGAAAACCCTATCCCTGGCGCTCGGCGGCGCCCGGCCGCTGGCGGCGGCGTCAGCGTCGAGGGGCGTGACGACGGTCACGCTCCCCGACCTCTCCTACGACTTCGGCGCACTGGAGCCGGCCATCTCCGGCGAGATCATGCGTCTGCACCACCAGAAGCACCACGCCACCTACGTCGCCAACTACAACAAGGCGCTCGAGCAGCTCGACGCCGCCGTCTCCAAGGGCGACGCATCCGCCGTCGTACAGCTCCAGGGCGCCATCAAGTTCAACGGCGGCGGTGAGGCCCGCCTCCCCACCCACATCTAGCCCCCCTGCTTCTCTCTAGGGTAGGGGGTTTGTTTGATTTTGGGGGTATGATGCCGGTGGGGCGAATTTGAGGGGTTGGATGGGGGTTTGGTGCGCTGTTGTTGCCGATCAGGAGTGATCTCTTCGGGAGTGGTATATGTTGACCTTACAATTGGGGTACCCTAAGAATACGGCTGGAGGTTTGAGGATTATGCCATTTCTAGGTTTTTGGTGGGTGGGATTTTCTTACAGGAATGCAAGTTAGATGTCCATTATGGTCCGACGATCACCGATTTGATTACATTTTTGGGACTTTTCTTCTATTTGGCTTTATGTCGTACTGTTTCATGTAATCTGAAGTGGTTTATGTAGGATGTGTGGTTAGTTGAGTGCGAAATTTTCAGGAGTGGTGAATGATATATCTGTAGTTGTCTGGATTGTTATGTGATTTGGGTGGTTCAGTTGGTTGTGCTTCTACTCTATATTTCTAGACTTGTAAAGTGTTAATATTAGTTCTTGTAATTCGGTTAGGTTCTAGCAGTTGTGCATGAATCATTCTGATTTGGCGTGCAATTCAATTTTGCAGGTCATACTTCTGTGGATGTTTTATGTTTGGACCTATAGACTAGTTTAGTATGATGTTCCTATGGCATCGAATTGTGAGCTGCACTATAATTTGGGACTTCTATGCTTCAAGGGTTCACACATAGTGGTTCTTGGTGATACTGATAGAATAAGAGTTCAATGTGTTTGGTACCACTtccgttcttttttacttgACATCATATAATCCGTGCCATCAACCTTTCTAAAGTTGGACCACCTATATATTTGAAACTACATAGATttgttatatgaaaattgtatcatTAGATTTGTTATAATCAGTTGCTGatttttttgatgaaataattttgaGCTAAATacctctttctccctctcagATCTTTGTTTATGAAATCCTTATTATGGACTACCGGCTTATAGgtttacttttttttaatagTGTGATAATAAGTCAATCGTTTGTGGCTTTATAGTTGAATTCATGTGAAAGGTTGTTTTATGTCCCAGTTCACCTTTTGATCTAACTGTAAGCTGGATGAAATAGGTAGTCCATGCTACTTATTGAGAGGTAATTTTGTATCTAGATATTGGTATCTTCCTCGATCCTCGGTATTGTTAATGGGTTGATTCCTAGTTTTGGCTATTTTGTTTCAAGTTGTCCAaatcttgattttctttttactCTTGACAAGGATGCTTTAGCAAAGAAAAGTTGAAGCTCATGAGAGCAATGAGCATGGCATGTTAACCTCCTGATTTTGTTCACAAATGACCTTCTGGAAcaaatttctaattatcggattGCTGTTGTATTGTTCCTCTGAGCTTGCATTTGCAGTAACATATTTAATTTACCATGTTGCAGGTCATGTCAACCATTCAATCTTCTGGAAGAACCTGAAGCCTATCAATGTAAGTATCTATTAAATACAACCTGCTTTTCGTgcaggaaaaggaaaaaattgtttgttttccctttttgtGTTGTGTCCATTATGCAAACTGTGAAGATGTTTGGTATTTTTACAGGAAGGTGGTGGGGAGTCACCGCATGGGAAACTTGGCTGGGCCATTGATGAGCACTTTGGTTCATTTGAGGCACTTGTAAAGAAGATGAATACAGAGGGTGCTGCTCTACAAGGATCTGGATGGGTGGTATGTACACTTCTGACTTCCCTCTTTTTATCGAGAAGAAATAGCGTCCTGATACAGTCTGTGAAAATGTGTTTTGTTGGTGACGTATCTAATATTTCTTGCGCAGTGGCTAGCTTTGGATAAAGAGGCAAAAAAGCTTTCAGTTGAAACCACAGCTAATCAGGTGAAAGATATTACCCATATCACATTATTGTTCATATGATACAGATTACTGCACATTTGTCATGTTTTCGATCTTAAATTATTTACAGTTCAACCTTGTGTTCTAAAAAACGATAGGTGCTACAGGGTGGCTGGGTGTTGGCTAACACCCAGCAGTCTAGGCTTTATAACAGTGATTCAACCGATGCGTATCTTTATTCTGCCGATGTTTGTTGAGAGAGTGATTGAACCATCCATCTGTAAGCATGAATTAaaaggtgtgtgtgtgtgtgtgggggggggggggtggtatTGCCAATATGGAAAAAATGGTCAATGAAGAAATAAAATTCGAAAATATAACCAATAAGATCAGTACATATCTGAAGGAAAATGCATGCTGGGGGTTTATGATACCGAAACAAAAGGGGTGCAATTTGGAACTGAGTGATTTACCTTGCTTCATTTGTTAATACATGGGTATTTAAGATACGCTGTAAAAACAACCTAGTTCAACAGTGGCCTACGGATGGTTCTTGTGAGTAAAAAACACTGATAGTTAGCTAAGTGGTTAATTTTGTATATCCTATCATTCCTGTAATTTTTCATGTCCTATCTATGAATGTTCTTTTGAGTTTCTTCATTTCTGGAAGAGaatgttttcttttttgcaacTAATTGCAACCCCATTCTTTCTTTTGCCATTAAAAATGCAGTTCTCTCCTTTGCATTTCTCGTTAGTGCGTTTCTCTTTTGGTCATGGCCATCTGATCAATGCTGGTTGACCATGGAGTTTCCCTCAAAAGATACTTATGGCCTTATGGACTGAGAAAAGGGTCCCCCACAAGTCAGTAAGATTATTCACAACTTGGGGCTCACACATAAGAGAATGACATGTGGGCTCCCAGGGGGGTGCACATTAATGAATGGATAATTGCAAAATTTTCATGGCAGAAGGGAGGATATGTTTGCAACAACTTCCAATAAAGTTCTTTTGTCAAGTTTCATGGTTCTACTGAACTTTTTTAGAATTGTGAAACCTGCAGAAACTTTTTCCATCATCCTACCTTAAGCAATAAACAATTCTCTCTCATGAGCTACCTTTTCTACCTTGGGTTTTGCTTCATATGTGACAGTTGAGGATGGTTTCATGTGTGAATGCCTGACTTTTTGCATCTTGCAGGACCCTCTGGTGACTAAAGGGGCAAGCTTGGTTCCTTTGTTGGGGATTGATGTGTGGGAGCATGCGTACTACCTGCAGGTAATCTCTTGTTGCTGGAACTAATGGCTAGTTGCCTAGTTCGGTTTTCTTCTTGAGTAGTGATGGTGctaatctttttcttttacgATATGATTTAATAAGCTTGATATACTTACCGTGGGAAGATAAATTATTATGTTGCTCGATCCATATGAAAAGATTACACTCTGATTACTTGATAGCATATTAGACTTGACTACATTGGTGTTTGTATTGTTAGGATAGTGCTTGCATCTAGCCATCCTATTGGTTCTACAATCCCTAAAAGATGAGCAGCATATGAATTATACACCATTATGTTTCATGGATTATGTGTCAAAGTAATTCGGAAATATCAGTTCAATTCTAGGAGGCCAGGGAATATTGGTGCCAGATGCATGTGTATAAAGGTGAACTTTGTGCAGGTGTTATTGAAGATTGCCCTGTTCTCGCTTCAGTTTCAACTGGAAATGGTGCCACACATCACAACTGAAAAGACTACAGGGCAATCTTCAGTTACACCTTTGCAAATTTTGATGTGCCATGGGCTCTCGCTTTAACAGAGGAGTTAAACTGACTGTTATTCTGGACTCTGGAGAGATCCGTGAATTTGAATTTACTGGATCTCCCACTCTGTTAGGTGCTGGAATTACTGTAACTGCCGACTGTAGCACGTTATTGGTTTAGGAGATAAGATAGAGTTTGGTTAGTTTAAATAAGGAGagaattagagataagattacaAGATAGAGTTGATTTGAATAGTCTTTATAGGTTTATAGGCCGGCTTGCTGACTACATACATACATGGCATTGCGCCTAGACCAAATCAAGCAAAAGAATAATTAATCTAGTCTCctcaatctatagtctaatctctTCACTAGTAGCCAACGCTGCCCGTCTTTCCTCCTTTTGGCGGATGTTTACCCTAAAGCAATCTTCATTGCTTTCTTTGGTGCAGTACAAGAATGTTAGGCCGGATTACCTGAACAACATCTGGAAGGTGATGAACTGGAAATACGCCGGAGAGTTGTACGATAGTGTGCTTGCATGAATTGCCTGAATGTGCAACTCATATCCGCGTTGGTTTTCCGCTGCTGCCTGGATCTTGTGCCAATAAAAATGTATCTGTTTCGCTATTGAACATTCTATGCGATAACTTGACCCAGAGAGCTGTTCTTCCTCAGCCATGTGTGCATTGATAAAGCCAAGGAATGATTCTGTGCTGAGCTTCCGATGATTGCTTTAAGTTTATAATATGAACGAAATACCAGGTTTCATTTTACTGCTGATGTTGCTACGGATCAGATCAGATAATCATATTAGTTGGCACTCGCAGCCGCCATTATCGGTTTTCTTGGCCCACATGACGTCGTCAGCTTTGCCGCGGCCATCATGCAACATGATCTAGCTGTTCTGCCTTATCTGCATCTTTCTAATTTTACAGAATACagtaaataaaaaatgaagATCTTGCTAAATGTTCCATGTTAACAAGTCCTAAATCATCTctcaaaaaaaagaacaaatgttgcTACACCGACGCGCTACTGCCTGGCGCAAACATTTTGGAACAAATGAGGCACCCAGACGGAAAGGAACTGAGCAGAATTTGCTGCTTGTGCAGTGCAGGATGACAGGTGTTCTGCCTTCAGTTTCCTGCGGCGGCGAAAGGTCTCCTCTGATTCTGGATGTCTGGTAGCCTGTCCATGGGTACCAGGAAGCTGGAACAAATGCTCATCTCAGGGTTACATTTGCGCTGTCAAGCAGCAAAATTTTACATTTGCGATGTAGCTGGTAGTCATCGCAAGTTCCGGATCTCCCGTGCAACATCTATGCAAGAAGCAATTGGACAGTTGGTCTTGATTGCATTTGCACCTATATGAGATCTACAAGCAGCAAAACCTTCCTGCTCACACATATTCAAAGTATATTCAGATATTTAAGTCATACACGTTTCAAAAGTTGAAGTGAACATTCTAGAACTAGCCATCGATTATTAACAAGAATATACCTATAAACTAAACATGTGACATAACTCGAACAAAAATCACTTTTGGCTATGCAATTATTGTAAGTCGAATCATTAATCACTGTGCTTTGTTAAGTCGAATCAAGCATTATTACATAAGCATGCAGAAGTGAAATACCTTCCGCAGTGAATTGATGAGGGTGCTGAGTGGTGGAGAGTTAACTTTTGCTCGCCTACTAAtctgaatttaaatttaaaattagctTTGGTGGAAGATTTTTGCTAGGAAATCAATAACTATACATAGAAGATTGCTGAATAAGCCGATATGGAATTCAAGACATACCTCATCAAGTCTTATATACCCAGGAGGTAACCTTGGGTCACTCTCCTCAATCATAGTGCTAAGCAGTTTTTCCAAAGTAACCCCATTTTCACTTGTGTGTGCCCATCCCCATTCTGCGGCCAAGCTTGTCATTTCAGTAAGGAAAGAAGCATCATGGAGAGGACCTGTCCAAAGTGGGCCTATAACAGTGATCAAATCGGCATCctgtaaaaaaataattattatacACTAGCATAATTCCATAATTCCTTAGCCAAGCACTTGAAACACAACACAACCCAATGAGGTTTCTCGTATGAGGCAAACAATTCTCAACTTAGGTTAAATGAAGAAATGCTCATTAGTACAACAAGATAAGGATTAGCTtcaaatgatattatttcttTAATCACACTTAACTCCTAAATTAATTTCAGTCTgtcaaagaagaaaagaaattcCTGATATCAATCCAGTAATGAAACAATAAAGTAGGTACATAGTTGGATTATAATATATTTCAGCATTATTTTAATACTATCACAATGATCTATTGTACCTACTGTTCTGTCTGTACACCCACAAGAAATCTGCCCCAGTTCATCAAATCCAAAAGTCTGAGACTGGCCACAATTCTTGCAATGACAAATGAAACCATAATTACTGCCAAAACAGAAAGGACATCAGAGCTTAACATTCCATAATATGTACTAATCAGCTGTATGATTGTTCGAAAGAAAAAAGTGCAATGAGTTACCTGATGCCATCATCTTTTCCATTGTATAATTGTACCATCACTCGATAAATAGGACCATGATACGCAAAGTACGAGAACACTGGTGTTATGTGAAATCCCAGAAGAGCTGCTTCCCGTGCAGCACCACCTATAACCATTCGCAAACCAACTTCATTCGGATATGGCATTGGACGAACATATGCTCCATATGAAGACAAAGAgctaaaagaaacaaaatgttACATAGTTGACATGAAAGATTTACGAGTTATAACGCACAATACAGAGAAAATTCGATCAAGTTTCTAAATAGAAGTATTGGTATCAAGTTATATACAGGGTAATGCAAGCCCAGTATAACTATAACAATAACAAAGATGCCTCTGTGCTCTCTAATTACTAAATAGGTACATATTCAACCTGAGAAGCGACCAAATTC includes:
- the LOC133928684 gene encoding superoxide dismutase [Mn] 3.1, mitochondrial-like, which gives rise to MALRTLASKKTLSLALGGARPLAAASASRGVTTVTLPDLSYDFGALEPAISGEIMRLHHQKHHATYVANYNKALEQLDAAVSKGDASAVVQLQGAIKFNGGGHVNHSIFWKNLKPINEGGGESPHGKLGWAIDEHFGSFEALVKKMNTEGAALQGSGWVWLALDKEAKKLSVETTANQDPLVTKGASLVPLLGIDVWEHAYYLQYKNVRPDYLNNIWKVMNWKYAGELYDSVLA
- the LOC133928682 gene encoding uncharacterized protein LOC133928682, which produces MAAAATISFSQSLFPPLQPARRRSAPPACTHSERGVSFDPGSAFYRSDSAAGRDLAVLAATLHRRGRPDPSAPFLCLDAMCGCGVRALRYLAQAGADFVWANDASEALHPVILANLSRFERQAPPPEAGRRRWVVSHNDATRLLAERYLRREYFDVIDVDSFGGDAAYVRAALLALKIGGLLYLTSTDWRSARGYGSRSSLSSYGAYVRPMPYPNEVGLRMVIGGAAREAALLGFHITPVFSYFAYHGPIYRVMVQLYNGKDDGISNYGFICHCKNCGQSQTFGFDELGQISCGCTDRTDADLITVIGPLWTGPLHDASFLTEMTSLAAEWGWAHTSENGVTLEKLLSTMIEESDPRLPPGYIRLDEISRRAKVNSPPLSTLINSLRKEGFAACRSHIGANAIKTNCPIASCIDVAREIRNLR